In one window of Solanum pennellii chromosome 2, SPENNV200 DNA:
- the LOC107009371 gene encoding methyltransferase-like protein 23 has protein sequence MVANGDDGEPAGTSPAEEVMTTFSRNHFGTSEDTADGFSVTIIESMKEEYGLFVWPCSIVLAEYVWQQKSRFTGASVVELGAGTSLPGLVAAKVGADVTLTDDSNRSEVLTHMRRQCELNDINCKIHGLTWGVWDTQTFCLCPNIILGADVLYDSCAFDDLFATVAFLLQSSPSSVFITTYHNRSGHHLIGFLMVKWGLKCVKLLDGFSFMPSYKTSSLSGNIQLAEIVLDTANGDAEKLM, from the exons ATGGTAGCTAACGGGGACGACGGCGAACCGGCGGGTACATCTCCGGCTGAAGAAGTAATGACTACTTTTTCTCGCAACCATTTCGGAACTTCCGAAGACACCGCCGATGGCTTCTCCGTCACCATTATCGAG AGCATGAAAGAAGAGTACGGTTTGTTCGTATGGCCTTGCAGTATTGTTCTAGCTGAGTACGTATGGCAACAAAAGTCGCGCTTTACTGGCGCATCTGTGGTTGAG CTTGGGGCAGGGACCTCGTTGCCTGGGCTGGTTGCTGCAAAAGTGGGTGCAGATGTGACGCTGACTGACGATTCTAACAGATCAGAG GTGCTCACTCATATGAGAAGACAGTGCGAGTTAAATGATATCAATTGCAAG ATACACGGACTTACATGGGGTGTGTGGGATACACAAACCTTCTGTCTGTGCCCAAACATTATCCTTGGAGCTGATGTCCTATATGACAGTTGTG CCTTTGATGATCTTTTTGCAACTGTGGCATTCTTACTCCAGAGTAGTCCATCTTCCGTTTTTATTACTACATATCACAACAGAAG CGGGCATCACCTAATTGGATTCTTAATGGTGAAATGGGGCCTGAAGTGTGTTAAGCTTCTTGATGGGTTCTCATTTATGCCATCTTACAAGACGTCTAGTTTGAGTGGTAACATTCAATTGGCTGAGATTGTTTTGGACACAGCTAACGGAGACGCGGAAAAACTGATGTAA